The sequence below is a genomic window from Streptococcus pantholopis.
TTTAAGAACGAGTTCAGCTAGATTATTGCGCTCAGCTTCAACCTTTTGATCAATTTCAGCATCAGTCACTTCCTGATCGACATCAACTGATACCTCAAGATTTTTATAATCACCAAGCTTAACTTCCGGCTTAGTTACCACTTCGGCTGTCAAAGTCCAGTCTGCCCCTTTTTCCATTGACTTAACATCAATCTTCGGCTGTGCCACAACATCAAGTCCTAATTCAGCAACTGCTGCATCATAGGCTGCAGGCAAAATAGCATTGAGAGTATCCTCATACAGGGCTTCTTCCCCAAACCTCTGATTAAAAATTGCACGCGGTATACGCCCTTTACGGAATCCTGGGACGTTCAAGTCTTTTTTTACTTTATTGAATGTCTGATCCAGCGCCGGCTGAATCTTATCCTGACCGATTGTGAATGTAATGAGACCACGATTTGTAGCTGTATTTTCAAATGATGTTGACATTGCAGTCGTTTCTCCTTAAAATTATTTAGATACAGTTTAGTTTACCATATTTCATGAGCTTTTAAAAGTTTTTTTATACAAATTTCTTTCATCTGAAAAAATTTGAGGAGGGATTAGTCAAAATGACAATGACTTTCTGCTGCTTTTTTGACAGACCGTTATAGCCTGAACGCCGCTCAAAAAACTGTCTTCTCTTTTCGTTTTGCTGTTTTTTTGATAAACTAAGCTTATGGCTATTATAACAAGATATATCGAGCAGCTTCATCTGGACGATTTGGCTGTTGAGGCCCTTTCAAAGCTGGTCTCCTTGCTGCTCTTGCTGCTTTTATTTTTTATTAGCAAACGAATCCTGTCCCATATCCTAAACCAGACGATTGGCAAATCGCTGTCTTTTATACGTCAGAATAAAGCCCGACAGCAGACCATTGTTAAGCTGTCAAACAATATCATGAATTATGGGCTTTATTTTCTTCTCCTTTACTGGACATTAACAATTTTGGGAGTCCCGGTTTCCAGCCTCTTGGCTGGAGCAGGGCTCGCCGGCCTGGCAGTCGGTCTTGGAGCTCAGGGCTTTCTCTCAGATGTGGTTAACGGTTTTTTTATTCTTCTGGAAAACCAGTATGATGTCGGCGATTCTGTTGAAATCGGCTCAATCGCGGGCAATGTTACCAATCTTGGTATCCGTACAACTCAGGTTCGCGGGTTTGACGGGACGCTCCACTTTATCCCCAATCGGGAAATTTTGCTTGTCAGCAATAAATCGCGCGGCAATATGCGGGCACAGATCGATATTCCGATTTATGCTCATGCCAATCTGGAAAAAATCACTGATATCATAGAAACAGTCAACAAAAAACAGCTGCCAAACTACCCAGAAATTGTTGACAATCCAGTAATTCTGGGGCTGCAAACCAATCAAGCTGGACAGTTGGTTTTTCGCATTCATATTTTTGTTCAAAACGGTCAGCAAAATCGAATTTACTCAGTCTTTTATGGCTTTTATCAAGAAGCCTTGACTGCAGACGGTATTCAGCTGCCAACAATCAACACTTTTAAAGATCAGTCTCTTCCAGCCGCTAAAGGCTGACAGGCTTATCAAAAAAAGGACAGGCCCCATGATTGTGAGGTCTGTCCTTTTTTTATCTCAAAATTTCCGAATCGGATCTTGACTGTGCTGAGCTCGCGCTCCGCCTACCAATTTAGGACGGCTGGCAAGCGCCGTCACATGGGCTCCCCCCAACTCACGTTCCAGAGGGATGAGCGGGACTTGTACACGCTTAACATGCATCCCGATTGATGTATCACCGATATCAAGTCCGGCATCGGCAGTCACTTCCTCCACTTCAACAGGATCAGTCATAAATTTAAAAGCTGCAAGCTGTCCGCTTCCGCCAGCATGAACTGTCGGCAGAACATTGACAACCTCCAGGCCCTTGCTTTCTGCTGCTGCACGTTCAACGACCAGAGCGCGGTTAATATGCTCACACCCCTGAACCGCCAAATACACACCGGATTTGGCAACTTCTTCCATAATAGTTTTAACGATGACTTCACCAATTTCAAGATTGGAATTCTTTCCGATTAAGCCGCCGGCAACCTCACTGGAAGACAGGCCTAAAACAAAAATCTGGTCTTTTTTAATCGCACTGCGCTCAATAATATCAGCTGCAATGCGTCTGGTTTCCTTTTCCAGTATTTTCAAATCCATAGATAAACTTCCTCTCTTAATAACTGGCAGCAGCCAAATCTATCGCTTTCCAGAGCGTCTATAGGCCAAGTAAGTAAAACCACCTGCTGCCAGCCCCAGAATATTCTGAGCAATATTGCCCCAGATTCCTGCCCAGGCAGCACCCCAGCCATAGCCAAGCAGCAATGCTGCTGCAAAATAAGATCCTACCATAGCAACACCAGCCAACAAGATTCCCAGCAACCGTTTCTTGCCTTTCCAGCCAGCAAAGAAGCCCTGAAGGCCATGAGCTATTAAACTATAAATCATATAGTGAGGATAACCAAGCAAAAGGTCAATTAAAAAACCTGACAGCCCGCCCACAACTGCTCCTGACTGCGATCCAAGATAGAAGGCTGTGAAGTATATCCCCGTATCCAATAAAGTTAAATAGCCCGTCGGCGTCGGCAGGTGAATATAGGCTAAAACAACACTTAAAGCTGTTAACACAGCCAAAACCGCTAATTCTTTTGTCTTATTTTTCCCCATAATACGGCACCACCCCATATTCATTTGCGTGTGTAATAGCATGATAAACAAAAGCTTTGGCCTTTTTTACAGCTTCAGGCAGATTGCTTCCAAAAGCCAGCTGAGCCGCAATACTGGCCGCGAAAGTACAGCCAGCACCGTTATTATTATGATTAAGCAAAGGTGTGCTGAACTCCTGCATATTTTCACCATCATAAACTATATCTGTAGCTAAGGGAGAGGCTAGCCTTGTCCCTCCCTTTATTACTACACTTTCAATCCCCATCTGGTATAAGAAGTAAGCAGCATTCTGCATGTCAGCTAAATTCCTGATAGACTGACCAGATAAGATTTCAGCTTCATGAAGATTAGGAGTCACTGCAGTAACATAAGGAAAAAAATCACGCAAGATAGCCCGCATATCAGCTACTTCTTTATCACTGTTTTCTTTAAACACAAGGACTGGATCCAAAACTATTTTGGCAGCAGCTTGCTGTTTAATAAAATCCAAAACAGCAGCCGCAATCTCTTCAGTTGGGAGCAGGCCGATCTTAATAACCGAAAAAGGGATACCTGCAAGGCTTTTCAGCTGCTTCTTAAAAACTGTCAAATCTGTCGGAATAACCTCTAGCTGCCCCTCCTCCACACTAGTCATACAGGTCTGAGCGACAAAGGCAAAAAGGCGGTATTGCGAAAAAGTGGCTAAATCGGCCTGCAGGCCTCCGCCACTGAGGATATCACTGCCTGCTATCGTTAAAATATAATCATTCTTCATAAATAATCTCCTTCAGATAAAGACCATTACCCGCAGCAGTCGGTCCAGCCAAGGTGCGATCCTTTGTTTCCAATACAGTCTTAATCTGACTGACAGGCATCCTGCCCGTTCCGATTTTAAGTAAGGTCCCCACCATATTGCGGACCTGTTTATAAAGAAAACCGTCACCGGAAAAGGTAAAAACCAAAAGATTTTTATCTTTGTCAAAGCGAAGCTCAGCCGCTTTTATGGTACGGACCTTATTGATCACACTGCTGCCAGCAGCGGTAAAGCCGGTAAAGTCATGCGTCCCAAGCAAATCTGGGAGAGCCTCTTCCATAAGCGCAAGAGTCAGCGGATAGGGGAAGTGGGTAGCATAGTGACGCAGCAAAGGGTTTTTAGGCCGGCCGATATCTACAAGAAATTCATAGGTTTTATAATGCTTATTATAACGAGCATGAAAAGCCTCTGAAACCTCTTGAACACTAATCACATCAATATCATCCGGTGTCTGTGTATCCAGTCCGAAACGCAGTTTTTCAAGATCACGCGCCTGCGGTAAATCAAAATGAACGACCTGACCGTAAGCATGAACACCAGCATCCGTACGCCCGGCACCATGGACAACAACAGCCTGTCCGCTGTTTAAGCGCTGCAGTGTCTTCTCAAGCTCCTCTTGAACTGTCCGCTGCCGCGGCTGGCGCTGAAAACCAGAAAAATCTGTCCCGTCATATGAAATAATCGCCTTATATCGTATCATGCCATTATTTTATCATTTCTCGGCACAGGACTCTAGGATAGATTACAGAAACTGTCCCCAGACAGATCGATCATCAGCCAGTAAAACC
It includes:
- the truA gene encoding tRNA pseudouridine(38-40) synthase TruA: MIRYKAIISYDGTDFSGFQRQPRQRTVQEELEKTLQRLNSGQAVVVHGAGRTDAGVHAYGQVVHFDLPQARDLEKLRFGLDTQTPDDIDVISVQEVSEAFHARYNKHYKTYEFLVDIGRPKNPLLRHYATHFPYPLTLALMEEALPDLLGTHDFTGFTAAGSSVINKVRTIKAAELRFDKDKNLLVFTFSGDGFLYKQVRNMVGTLLKIGTGRMPVSQIKTVLETKDRTLAGPTAAGNGLYLKEIIYEE
- a CDS encoding TIGR01440 family protein produces the protein MDLKILEKETRRIAADIIERSAIKKDQIFVLGLSSSEVAGGLIGKNSNLEIGEVIVKTIMEEVAKSGVYLAVQGCEHINRALVVERAAAESKGLEVVNVLPTVHAGGSGQLAAFKFMTDPVEVEEVTADAGLDIGDTSIGMHVKRVQVPLIPLERELGGAHVTALASRPKLVGGARAQHSQDPIRKF
- a CDS encoding bifunctional hydroxymethylpyrimidine kinase/phosphomethylpyrimidine kinase produces the protein MKNDYILTIAGSDILSGGGLQADLATFSQYRLFAFVAQTCMTSVEEGQLEVIPTDLTVFKKQLKSLAGIPFSVIKIGLLPTEEIAAAVLDFIKQQAAAKIVLDPVLVFKENSDKEVADMRAILRDFFPYVTAVTPNLHEAEILSGQSIRNLADMQNAAYFLYQMGIESVVIKGGTRLASPLATDIVYDGENMQEFSTPLLNHNNNGAGCTFAASIAAQLAFGSNLPEAVKKAKAFVYHAITHANEYGVVPYYGEK
- a CDS encoding mechanosensitive ion channel family protein is translated as MAIITRYIEQLHLDDLAVEALSKLVSLLLLLLLFFISKRILSHILNQTIGKSLSFIRQNKARQQTIVKLSNNIMNYGLYFLLLYWTLTILGVPVSSLLAGAGLAGLAVGLGAQGFLSDVVNGFFILLENQYDVGDSVEIGSIAGNVTNLGIRTTQVRGFDGTLHFIPNREILLVSNKSRGNMRAQIDIPIYAHANLEKITDIIETVNKKQLPNYPEIVDNPVILGLQTNQAGQLVFRIHIFVQNGQQNRIYSVFYGFYQEALTADGIQLPTINTFKDQSLPAAKG
- a CDS encoding ECF transporter S component, yielding MGKNKTKELAVLAVLTALSVVLAYIHLPTPTGYLTLLDTGIYFTAFYLGSQSGAVVGGLSGFLIDLLLGYPHYMIYSLIAHGLQGFFAGWKGKKRLLGILLAGVAMVGSYFAAALLLGYGWGAAWAGIWGNIAQNILGLAAGGFTYLAYRRSGKR